The Lycium barbarum isolate Lr01 chromosome 10, ASM1917538v2, whole genome shotgun sequence genome includes a region encoding these proteins:
- the LOC132614480 gene encoding probable RNA-binding protein ARP1, whose product MLIEMTMSNINQHHNNNMVGERDTTLTKVFVGGLAWETPKEAMREHFDKYGEILEAVIISDKLTGRSKGYGFVTFKEAESAKKACEDATPIINGRRANCNLASLGARRSRPSPSITTTTTPPPPPQGPNVVGPRANSASPASHVQWYYPAAAPQAAASASPFHHQHHHQPLPFYGYSPAYIATDMNYNHKLSYTGGAYMNGGHFSQVYPGQPMMGGNTLMPMYPYYHYHHHQTQTMGLPAHIYSPTAAGPMAAVPALMSKSTSVPPTAVCLAVE is encoded by the exons ATGCTTATCGAGATGACGATGAGCAATATTAACCagcatcacaacaacaacatggTGGGTGAGAGAGATACAACGTTGACAAAAGTGTTTGTGGGAGGGCTGGCATGGGAAACTCCCAAAGAAGCCATGAGAGAGCACTTTGATAAGTACGGTGAAATCTTGGAAGCTGTCATCATCTCTGACAAGCTCACCGGCAGATCCAAGGGCTATGGCTTT GTGACTTTTAAGGAGGCAGAATCAGCCAAAAAGGCATGTGAGGATGCAACTCCCATTATCAATGGCCGTCGAGCCAACTGCAATCTGGCATCTCTGGGCGCACGGCGTTCCAGACCCTCTCCCTCTATCACTACTACTActactcctcctcctcctccccaAG GACCGAATGTGGTAGGACCAAGGGCCAATTCAGCATCACCTGCAAGTCACGTGCAGTGGTATTATCCTGCTGCGGCACCACAAGCTGCAGCTTCGGCTTCACCATTTCACCATCAGCACCATCATCAACCACTTCCTTTCTATGG GTATTCTCCAGCTTACATTGCCACAGACATGAATTACAATCAT AAGCTAAGCTACACTGGTGGGGCCTACATGAATGGTGGACATTTCTCTCAAGTGTATCCAGGTCAGCCAATGATGGGTGGCAACACATTGATGCCAATGTATCCATACTATCACTACCATCATCATCAGACACAGACAATGGGCCTTCCAGCCCATATCTACTCTCCAACAGCTGCTGGCCCAATGGCTGCTGTCCCTGCCCTTATGTCAAAGTCCACATCAGTTCCTCCTACTGCAG TTTGTTTGGCTGTGGAATAG